Proteins encoded within one genomic window of Gammaproteobacteria bacterium:
- a CDS encoding thiosulfate sulfurtransferase, translating into MSYQVIAANQVTSLLQHPEIVVLDMRDSNAYVAGHINQATQATEEHVMKVIDEQDAESPVLVYCYHGVSSQKMAEYLSTQGLNHVFSLKGGWGAWCLYKEAQNKS; encoded by the coding sequence TGCCGCCAACCAAGTGACCTCGCTACTGCAACACCCAGAGATTGTGGTGCTCGATATGCGTGACAGCAACGCTTACGTTGCAGGGCATATTAATCAGGCCACTCAGGCCACCGAAGAGCATGTAATGAAAGTGATCGACGAGCAGGATGCCGAATCACCGGTGCTGGTCTATTGCTATCATGGCGTTAGCAGTCAAAAAATGGCCGAATACCTCTCTACCCAAGGATTGAACCATGTTTTCAGCCTAAAAGGTGGCTGGGGAGCCTGGTGTCTGTATAAGGAAGCGCAGAACAAGTCATGA